The Streptomyces sp. NBC_01276 genome includes the window CAGGGCGTGCAGGTCGCGATCACGATCTTCCTGCTGGTGATGGCCGCGCTGATGATTCCGGGCGGGAAACTCACGGACAAGTGGGGCCGCAAACGCTGTCTGCTGGCGGGCCTGGTCGTCTACGGGGTGGGGGCGGTGCTCAGCGCGGTGGCGCCGGGGCTGGGTGTGCTGATCCTCGGGAACTCGATCCTGGAGGGTGTGGGCACGGCGTTGCTGATCCCGCCGGTCTACATCCTGACGACGCTGCTGTTCACCGGTACGGCGGCCCGGGCGCACGCGTTCGGGGTGATCATGGCGATGGGCGGGATCGGTGCGGCCGCGGGGCCGCTGATCGGCGGGCTGATCACGAGTGCGATCAGCTGGCGGGCGGCGTTCGTGTTCCAGGCGCTGGTGATCGTGGTGATCGTCGTGCTGAGCCGCGGGATCGACGATCCGCTGCCGCCCGACCCCACCCGCCCCTTCGACACCGTGGGGGCCGTGCTGTCGGCGGCAGGTCTCGTACTGCTGGTCACCGGCATCCTGGCCGTCGACAACAACGGCTGGCTGGCACTGTGCCTGCTGCTGGCCGGCGCTCTGGTGCTGGCGGGCTTCTTCGCCTGGGTACGGGGGCGCGAACGCGCGGGCAAGGAGGCCCTGCTGTCGACCACCCTTTTCCGCAACCGCACCTCCAACCTGGGCCTGATCACCCAGAACACCCAGTGGCTGATGCTCATGGGCGTCTCCTTCACCGTCGCCGCCTACCTGCAGGTCGTCCGCGGCTACGACGCGATCCAGACCGGCGTGATCTTCACCGCCGCGACCCTCGGCATCCTCGCCTCGTCACTGGCCGCGGAGAAACTGGCCCGCCGGCGCGCGCAGCGCACCCTGATCATGACCGGCTTCGTGGTGACCGTCGCCGGCATCGCCGTCCTGATCGCCCTGGTCGCCGGGACACCCGGCCCGTGGGCGTTCGCTCCTGGACTGCTGCTGATCGGTCTGGGGCTGGGGGTGATGCTCACCCCGTCGGTGAACATGGTCCAGTCGTGCTTCCCCGAATCCCGCCAGGGCGAGATCTCGGGGCTGTCGCGCAGCATCTCCAACCTCGGCTCCTCGCTGGGGACGGCGGTGGCGGGAACGATCCTGGTGTCGGGGCTCAGCATGGGCGCGTACGCGGCAGCGATGGCGGCCCTGGCCGTGGTCGGCGTGGGCGGCCTGGCGGCCGCCGCCCTCCTCCCGCGCACCCACCCGACAGCGGCCGCCGCAGGCGAAGGGACACCGCGAGTGCCGTGACCGACCATCGGGCCGCATGCGGTGCGCTTACCGATCGGGCGGGCCGGGGCGGGCTGTCGAGGGCCTGCTCCGCTGTGTCGAAAGGTGTCAGTGGGAGCGTGCTTCGGCGCGGTCGAGTTCTTCGTCGAGGGCGATGGCGGCGTCGATGAGGGCGAGGTGGGTGAAGGCCTGCGGGAAGTTGCCCAGCTGCTCGCCCGAGGGGCCGATCTCCTCGGCGAACAGGCCGACGTGGTTGGCGTAGGTGAGCATCTTGGAGAAGGAGTACCGGGCCTGGTCGAGGCGTCCGGCCCGGGCGAGCGCCTCCACGTAGAGGAAGCTGCACAGGTTGAAGGTTCCCTCCGAACCGCGCAGGCCGTCGGGGGAGGCACCTGGGTCGTAGCGGTAGACGAGGATGGCGCTGACGAGCTCGCCGTCCATGGCGTCGAGGGTGCTCAGCCAGTCCGGGTCGTCGGGGGTGACGAAGCCGACCTTGGGCATCAGGAGCAGGGACGGGTCGAGGACGTCGGTGTCGTAGTGCTGGACGAAGGCACGGCGTTCGACGTTCCAGCCGCGCTCGACGATCTGCCGCAGGACCTCGTCGCGTGCTCCCAGCCAGCGGGTCAGATCACCGGGGCGGGAGTGGGCGGTGGCGAGTTTGACGGCGCGGTCGAAGGCGACCCAGGTCATCAGCCTGCTGTAGGTGAAGTTCTGGCGGCCGCCCCGGGTCTCCCAGATGCCCTCGTCCGGGCGATCCCAGTTGTCGGTGAGCCAGTCCACGACGCGCGCGAAGGCGTGCCAGCCACGGATGCCGCCGATGTCCCGGGCCTGCGCGAGGGCGTAAGCGGCCTCGCCGTAGATGTCGAGCTGGATCTCCGGTCGGCGGCCGCGTTTCCGGCCCGTACCGGGGCGGAGCGCCGGTCGCCCTCCAGGTGGTCCAGCACCTCCTCGGTCAGGTGCGGTTCGCCGTCGACCCGGTACGTGATCTGCAGCGGCTCGCCCGAGGCGGTACCGCCGGCGTCCAAGCGCTCGCGCAGCCACCGGCGGAAGGCGTTCGCCTCCGCGGTGAAGCCCAGGTCGATCAGGGACCGCACCGACAGGGAGGCGTCACGGACCCAGGTGTAGCGGTGGTCCCAGTTGCGCTCCCCGCCGATCTGTTCGGGCAGCCCCATCGTGGCGGCGGCGATCGGGGCACCGGTGGGAGCGTAGGTGAGGAGCTTGAGCGTGATGGCTGAACGGGTGACCATCTCGTGCCAGCGGCCACGGTAGCGGGAGGCACGCAGCCAGTTCAGCCAGAACCCGCTGCAAGCGTCGAAGCCGGCGAGGACCGCGTCGGTGGAGGGCGCCTCACCCCCGGGCCGGCCGCTGAGACCGCCCGCCGAGCCGGCTTCGGTGGTGAGGACGACCGCGGCGCGTTCCCCGGCCTGCAGGGTGAAGCGGGCGGAGACGTCGGTGCCGTCCGGGTGCAGCATGATCGACGCGGTGACCTGCAGGTGCAGGTCCGTGCCGGGCCCCCGGAACAGCACCGACCCGTCGTCCAGGCTTCTCAGGTCGTGCGGTGCCCGGCCGTAGTCGAAACGGGGCTTGCACAGCAGCTCGAACGGCATGCTGCCCCGCACCACCCGCACGGCCCGGATCAGCCGGTGCCGGGCGGACGGCGTCGAGGACGCTGGAGCCGACCAGATCGCGATCGTCACAGGCACCGGCGAGACCGGCCGACAGGTCCGCCACTACTTCAGCGAAGACACCGCCCTCAGGGACTTCCTCACCGGCCGCGGCCAGGAAGACAAGTACGCGCCGATCGCGCACCTCCACGAACAGGCCCAGTTCGCCTTCATCGAACAGCCCCGCGACGGCCGGTACGGAACCGCCCTGCCCGTCATGCTCGCCTCCGGCTTCATCAGCGGCGACGATTTCCTCCTCCTCGCCGGCGACGACCTCCTGCTGCGCGCTGACGGCGGCCACGACCTCGCCGACCTGACCACCGCCCGCACCCGGGCAGGAACCCCCGGCGCGATCGCCGCAGCCACCGTCCCGGGGCACTCGGCACACCGATACGGCATCCTCACCCCCCCCCGCACCACGCCAGCCGGCCACCCCGTCCTCGACTCCATCGCCGAGAAGCCCACCGGCTACACCCAGCCCACCGCCTACATCAACATCTCCCGCGCCCTGCTCTCGGGCGACGCCGTCCCCTACTTCGACAAGCTCCAGCCCTCCAAGGCCAACGGCGAGTACCAGGCCACCGCCGCGATCGCCGCCTACGCCCGCGACCACGAGGTCCTCATCCACCCGGTCGCCGGCGAGTACCACGACTGCGGCAACACCACCGGCTGGCTCGCCGCCAACAACGCCGCCGCCCGCGCGCACGCCATCACCACACGGTGACCGCCCCGGCCGTCCCCGTCCGGACCAGCGCCGTCATCCTCGACGGCGACCAGCTCTGCCTGATCCACCGCCGCCGCCCCGCCGGCGACCAGTACTCCGTACCCGGCGGCCTCGTCCAAGACCTCGAACCCATCCCCGCAGCCCTCGCCCGCGAACTGCGCGAAGAACTCGACCTCGACCTCGACGAGGTACCCCAGGCCCCAGAACTGCGCTGGGTACAGGACCAGATCACCAACCGGCCCGGCACCACCACCCCGCTGCGCCGCCTCCACCTTGTCCACCTGGTTCGCCTGCCCCCGGTGTCCGGCCCACCATCGCCACCACCGAGCAGGACGCCCAAGACGACACCGACGTGACCTGGGTCGACTACCGCGAAGCCGCCCGATTCCACCTCTACCCCGACATTCGGCCCGCCCTGCGCGAACTGCCCGACGCCGGCCACACCACGCCACCGGTTTGGCTGGAACCCATGACCGACCACACCTACCAGTGGAGGTAACCGCCCGCCTGCTCGTGCGAGACCAGACAACTCCCGGATCCCCGCGCAGGTCCCTCGCAGCGGGGGTCCCGTTGGCAGCCGGGCGGTGCCAGAGCGTCGCCGTACCGTTGGGAAGCTGGATCTTCCCAATGCGGTAGAGGGTGATGAATGTGACGGTGACTGTGCCTCGGCATGTGCTGCCCGGCGGCCTGGCTCGCCGTGCCGAGGCGCTCGACAAGAGCGCGGCATGGCACATCAGGCAACTGGACTCTTCACCAGAGGCGTTCACGCTGGCATTCGGGACGTCATCCCTGGCGGCCCTGACGCACTGCGGTGAGGATCCGCGTGCGGCGGACCTGGCGACCTGGGAGGCATGGGTGACGGCCATGCAGGTCGGATCGGCCCTGTTCGCCACCTCGACGGCGACGGCCGGCACGGTGGAGTGCCGCATCGCGGACGAGGTTCGCACCCTCCAGGCGGGCGGGCCGCAGTACGCCGGAAACCCGGAGAACTGGATCAGTGCCTTCTGGCTGGCGATCGTGTGCCGGGAGCCGGAGCGGCTGACGGCCCTGGCCCGCGTTCCCGTGGAGGTGCTCAGGGCATCAGGTGCCGAGTGCCCCGGATACGTGTACCCCTGGGTGGAGACCCTGCAGACCTGGTGGAGCCGCGGCGGTGATCTGGGCGCCTCGCTGGACGCTGCGATCGCGGGTACCGATCCGGAAGGGCTTCACCGGGACGACCGGAGCCTGATGCTGCGGATTCTCTACCCTCCGATGAACCTCTTCCTGCTCTACGTCACCGCCGATCACGCAGGCTTCAACGAGGCACTGGCCGATGCGCTCCAGTGGCACAGGGAGTACTGGACAGGCCTCGACGAGGGCGCTGGTGCCGGCGACAGCAACAGCCTTGTCGCGCTCGGCCCCCTGGCCATGGCCTGCCTGGCGCACGATGCCGGGTTCCCGCTGACCATCGAGTCGGATTACCTTCCCAGGCACCTCGTCGCAGGCAGCTGGGTCGGCGAGTGCGACACCCTGAGCACATAGAACCCCCCTGTCCGGCCCGGCCCCTGTCCGGCCCGGCCGCTGTCCGGCCCGCCATCGTTCGAGAGCCGATGAGAGCGCGGTCAGGGCTGTTGCGGGAGGTTGAGCAGCATGGCGTGGAAGAGGGGGGCGCTGGGGATTCGGGGGCGCAGGTCCCCGAGGGTGGTCCAGCCCCACGATTGGTAGAGGAGGTGGACCTTGGGGTGGTCCTGGTCGACGAGGAGGGTGGCCCGCTGCTCGGTGCGGGGGGCGAGGAGTGAGTCGTGGAGCCGGCGGCTGGTGCCGGTCCTTCGCCATGGGGCGCGGACCATCAGCTCGCTGAGAGCGTATGTGCGCTGTCCGGTCTCCTGGATGAAGTCCGCCGGAACGGCGGTGAGGAGACGGCCCCACCACGGTGCGGCGGGCGGGAGAGGGGCCCCGTAGGCATAGCCGACGGCCTGGTCGCCCTCGTAGCCCACCACGCACGTCCAGCCCGGGCGCCGGCTCCAGGCGTCGAGGCCTTCGGCGAACCGGTCGACGGCGGCGAACGGATCGGATTCCGCGGCCTGCTCGTAGACCTCGGCATACACGTCGAGCAGCATGGGCCGTAGCCGGGCCGCCTGCTGGTGGTCGTAGTGCCGGATGGCGATCGCGGTCACAGGGCGGCTCCTATACGGCCAGGGTGCGGTGCAGGGTGGCGAGCCGGTCGGTGATCCGGCGGCTGTCGAGCGAGGACGTGTCGATGGCGCTCAGGGCGGTGGCGGCTTCCTCACGGTGTCCTTGTGCGAGGTGCAGCTCGGCGAGCTGCACGCCGCCTCGCCGTCGATCGCCCGCAGCGTGTGGGGCATCGCCCGGGAGGCGTCCGCGATGATGAACGCGTCCCTGGCGTCGGTCTTGGCCTCGCCTGGGTAAAGGTCGGCGATCCGCCGCATCGTCAGCCCCGGAAGGTAGGCGACCGGGCAGTCCATGTCCCTCGCGACCGCCAGCGGCAGGGCCCCGATTGAGGCGGGCTGGTCGACCACGACCAGCACTGTTCCGTGCTTGGCCTTCAGCTTGGTGAAGAGCTCGCGGAGCTTGGGTTCGGTGTTGGGTAACCGCTTATCGAAGGCCTTCTTGCCGGCCGGGGTGACGGAGGTGGCGTGGTGTTAGCCCTTGCCGACGTCCAGGCCGAGGAAGACGTCGATGTCGCCGGTGTCGATCACGTGCAGGCTCCTCCATCACGCTTTCGTCCGGCCTTGCCTCGGCACCGAGCTGCCACATCCACGTTACGGAGAGCTCTTCCGGCTCGGGTGAAGCCGGTGCTCAAGCCCCTCGTCAGCGGTCCGTCGATGCCTCCGGGCCCGGTGACACCGCTCCCCGGATCATGGTCAACAAGGGGGGGAAGTCATGCCGAGCCCGGAGGCCGGGAGCCCCATTGCGGAGCCAACGAAGACGGTAATGGGGGCAGGCGCAGGGCGTAGGTGCCGCCGCCGTGGCGCCCGGCGTTGTTGACAAGTTCGGAGACGACCAGGACCACGCTGTCCGCGGCGTCCGGACCGACGGCCGGCCGCAGAGCCCCGAGGAAGCCCCGGGCCTCGGCGACAGCGCCATCGGAACGGGCGGCTGGGGCGTCGATGCTCAACGTGTCCCTCTGGTGCTCCCCGCTCTGTCACCGTCGATGCCGGATCCCTGCCCGCCAGTTCTGTCCTGGCCCTCAACCGGCCAACCCCGCCGGCTGCGATTTTCTCGTCACGCGGCACCCGAAAATCTATGGCGGCGGGAGTAGACATTGGGCTGTGACGTGGTTATGGTTTCTCTCGTAACGCAGAGAGACCGCAGGGCCCGGCAGAGACGAACTGCCGGGCAGCAGTACCCGCAGTTGCAGTTCGTTTGGACGGTGCGGCGGTGGAGTTCCGAAGCCAGCGGTTGCAGGACGGTGACGGGACTGACGGCCGGACCGGGTGGCCCGCAGTGATCAGGGGCCGCCGCAAGCAGTACCGCAGTGGCAGTACCCGCAGTTGGCAGTACCCAGCAGTGAAGTCAGTGAGCAGTGCCTCGGTGAAGGCGTCGGCTGCGGGCGCGCGCACCGGGAGGTTCGGCAGTGGGGTTCTAAGCCAGAGCAGATGCAGGATGGGCGACGGGGCTGGCTGCCGAAGTGGCGCTGTGAGAAGCCACCAGTAGTACAAGCAGTAACAGCAGTTCGCAGTTCCCGTTTGGTAAGTGATCGATCCAGAGGGAAGAACGGAGGAGCCGAGCGCCATCAGGATCGCCCGGGCGTAAGTCTGAGTCCGGGTACCGCAGGACATCGATAGTGAGGTGGTCTCCGGTCAAGCAACCGCGATCCCCGCACTCCCGGCAGAAGTCAGGTCGGGTCGGCGGAAACAGAAGGCCGGCGCAGTAGCAGGGCCGGCAGATGGTGTAGCAGTTCCTTCGGGGCCCGGGTGCCGTAACGGCACCCGGGCCCCTCCACGCGTTCCACAGAGAGGTGCAATGACCGCAGACGACTCGTTCGGCCGTCTCGATGACGACGACTACCCCGCCTACACCATGGGCCGGGCCGCAGAAATGCTCGGCACCACCCAGGGCTTCCTCCGCGCCATCGGCGAAGCCCGCCTGATCACCCCGCTACGGTCTGCGGGCGGACACCGCCGCTACTCCCGCTACCAGCTGCGCATCGCCGCCCGCGCCCGGGAACTCGTCGACCAGGGCACTCCCATCGAGGCCGCCTGCCGGATCGTCATCCTCGAAGACCAGCTCGAAGAAGCCCAGCGCCTCAACGCCGAATACCGCCGCACTGCCGAGTCAGTCAATCCGGGAGCCGGGGCTTGAGCTGGGGCGCGCCTGCCAGGTCTCGGCAGACCGTGCTCTCACGCAGAAGTCGAGAGCAACAGGCTGGCGGGGGAGGGTCAGGCGAGGCGTGAGCCGATCCGGAACCGCATCTCGCCCGCGGCCCGGCCGATCTCCTCGCTCTGGACGGTGTCATCGAGCAGTCCGAGGAGAACCGTCACTGCTCGTGCCTCGTCTGCGCTGATGAGTTTCAGTCGGGGTTCGGTGACGCCGTCGAGGAGGGTGTCCAGCAGGTCCAGTGTCTCGTCCATGCCAGGCACAACGCCCGGACGGCGCGCACGTCACCGTGCTTCCAGATGGCGCCGCAGCGCGGCGCGGTGTGCGGAGGCAGGCTCCGGCTGGAGGTTAGGCCTTCTTTCGCGTCTTGCCTCGGGTGAGTGCCTGCTGGAGTTCGTTTCCGGGACAACCGGCGGTGGGGAACATTCCAGATTGGTTGACCGTTCATTCATGTGTGGGGCGTGGGAAGGGACCGTGTCCCCGGGCCCGACCAATGCCTGCGGGGAAAACCGTTCGGCTGAAGCCCCCCAGAGCCCTCCGCCGCGAGGCGACGACCCTTCCGCGCCCCCACCCTGACCGCCCCGTTGGCCCCCCGTCGGCCCGGCACCGCCCCGACCGGCCATCCCCTCCCCCGGCCGGCCGGGGCCCCTCACAAGCGCCAGCGCCAGCCGTCATCATCAGGCCCGGATCTCATCGACGAGCACGCGCAGGGTCCTGGCCCGTTTCGCCGGAGTCGGCCTCTGCGGCTGACCTGGGGTGGGCGACCCGGTCGCCGGACATGCCATTCCCGGCCGATGTGGTGCTGGTTGTCGGCTGCCGCCGGCCCTACCGTTTGTCCGGGAACGGCGAGAGGAGAAGGTTCGTGCAGGGCGAGGGCAGCATGGACATCGACGTTGAGGTCCATGGCAGTGCGACGGTGGTTCGCCCGCACGGTGAGATGGACATCAGCCGGGCCGGTCACTTCCGCCACGTACTCCTCGACGCCCTGTCCGGCGAACGGCTTCCTTACGACGTGGTGGTCGGTCTGCAGCACCTGTCCTTCTGCGACTCCTCGGGCCTCAACGCCCTCCTGGCCGCGCGTACCGTTGCTCCGTCGCGCGGTCGTGCCGGGCGCCAGACGCGGTGGGTCGCGCTGGATGACCGGGTGGGTGCCGGGCTGCTGCCGGCGGGTCCGTGCCCGGGGGCGGCGGTCAGAGCGCCGCTGCCGGGGGTTTGCCGGACGGCCCCTGCTCCGGCCGGGGAGGGGGCCGGAGGCGGGGGTGCCCGGGTGCCGTGCGGATCCGGGCGGCAGCCCGTGGTGCAGGCAAGCCTTCTGCATGCCGCCGGGGGAAGGGCGGCATGCAGCGGGGCCTGCTCCGGGAGCGCCCCCTGCATGGCGGCGGCTTCCTTTGTCTCGCGTCTAACCCGGCCTTCCTCCTTCAAACGCCTTCCCCTCCAAACTTTCTG containing:
- a CDS encoding MFS transporter codes for the protein MAGMTGPAGAGAAGDVPGARRILAPLALAQFICSFAGSNMNVMINDISEDLDTTVQGVQVAITIFLLVMAALMIPGGKLTDKWGRKRCLLAGLVVYGVGAVLSAVAPGLGVLILGNSILEGVGTALLIPPVYILTTLLFTGTAARAHAFGVIMAMGGIGAAAGPLIGGLITSAISWRAAFVFQALVIVVIVVLSRGIDDPLPPDPTRPFDTVGAVLSAAGLVLLVTGILAVDNNGWLALCLLLAGALVLAGFFAWVRGRERAGKEALLSTTLFRNRTSNLGLITQNTQWLMLMGVSFTVAAYLQVVRGYDAIQTGVIFTAATLGILASSLAAEKLARRRAQRTLIMTGFVVTVAGIAVLIALVAGTPGPWAFAPGLLLIGLGLGVMLTPSVNMVQSCFPESRQGEISGLSRSISNLGSSLGTAVAGTILVSGLSMGAYAAAMAALAVVGVGGLAAAALLPRTHPTAAAAGEGTPRVP
- a CDS encoding NUDIX hydrolase, which produces MTAPAVPVRTSAVILDGDQLCLIHRRRPAGDQYSVPGGLVQDLEPIPAALARELREELDLDLDEVPQAPELRWVQDQITNRPGTTTPLRRLHLVHLVRLPPVSGPPSPPPSRTPKTTPT
- a CDS encoding immunity 49 family protein, translating into MTVTVPRHVLPGGLARRAEALDKSAAWHIRQLDSSPEAFTLAFGTSSLAALTHCGEDPRAADLATWEAWVTAMQVGSALFATSTATAGTVECRIADEVRTLQAGGPQYAGNPENWISAFWLAIVCREPERLTALARVPVEVLRASGAECPGYVYPWVETLQTWWSRGGDLGASLDAAIAGTDPEGLHRDDRSLMLRILYPPMNLFLLYVTADHAGFNEALADALQWHREYWTGLDEGAGAGDSNSLVALGPLAMACLAHDAGFPLTIESDYLPRHLVAGSWVGECDTLST
- a CDS encoding GNAT family N-acetyltransferase yields the protein MTAIAIRHYDHQQAARLRPMLLDVYAEVYEQAAESDPFAAVDRFAEGLDAWSRRPGWTCVVGYEGDQAVGYAYGAPLPPAAPWWGRLLTAVPADFIQETGQRTYALSELMVRAPWRRTGTSRRLHDSLLAPRTEQRATLLVDQDHPKVHLLYQSWGWTTLGDLRPRIPSAPLFHAMLLNLPQQP
- a CDS encoding MerR family transcriptional regulator — its product is MTADDSFGRLDDDDYPAYTMGRAAEMLGTTQGFLRAIGEARLITPLRSAGGHRRYSRYQLRIAARARELVDQGTPIEAACRIVILEDQLEEAQRLNAEYRRTAESVNPGAGA
- a CDS encoding STAS domain-containing protein; its protein translation is MDIDVEVHGSATVVRPHGEMDISRAGHFRHVLLDALSGERLPYDVVVGLQHLSFCDSSGLNALLAARTVAPSRGRAGRQTRWVALDDRVGAGLLPAGPCPGAAVRAPLPGVCRTAPAPAGEGAGGGGARVPCGSGRQPVVQASLLHAAGGRAACSGACSGSAPCMAAASFVSRLTRPSSFKRLPLQTF